The proteins below come from a single Parazoarcus communis genomic window:
- a CDS encoding RelA/SpoT family protein, with amino-acid sequence MVFVTHAIAQDASGPPIELLAEGMTPLERATIEQALELAAEAYEGRVLGTGESAWTHALGTALIVASLRLDADTRVAALLFAVGEYIDDAAEQVASRFGVHVARLVEGLHKLNGLRVITRKTTSATGPEIRAQTETLRKMLLAMVEDIRVVLLRIASRTQTLRYFTETPSESRVDVARESLDIYAPLANRLGVWQLKWELEDLSFRFLEPDTYKRIAKMLDERRSEREEFIHNAIERLRTEIAAVGIKAEITGRPKHIYSIYNKMRAKRLDFSQVYDIRALRVLVEEVRDCYTVLGLVHQIWQPISKEFDDYITKPKGNNYQSLHTAVLAGDGRALEVQVRTYDMHKHAELGVAAHWRYKEGSGHGGDYDDKIALLRNLLSWRDEVADSAQWLEQFKRASLDDTLYVLTPQGRVVDLPRGATPIDFAYRLHTDVGHHCRGAKIDGHLVTLNTPLENGQTVEIMTAKEGGPSRDWLDPRQHYVVTSRAKTKIKQYFSAQDEEELLIRGRSFVAREMQRDGHSQANIEGLADRLGFKNADALYVAAGRGEVGPRAVQMALREADAPAEAHEEPEMVVGRSRTGDNSDKILIVGVGKLLTSLSRCCKPAPPDAIEGFVTRGRGISIHRVDCHDFQLLARQQPERVIAAEWGDQAYNNRQAVFPVDVAVQASDRQGLLRDISEVLSREKLNVTAVNTLTKKGTAFMRFTMEVGGITQLQRAITLIREVNGVIDAQRK; translated from the coding sequence ATGGTTTTCGTTACACACGCTATTGCCCAGGATGCGTCAGGGCCACCAATCGAACTGCTCGCGGAAGGAATGACGCCGCTTGAGCGGGCGACTATCGAGCAGGCGCTCGAACTGGCTGCCGAGGCTTACGAAGGCAGGGTGCTGGGTACGGGCGAGTCGGCATGGACTCATGCGCTCGGCACGGCCCTCATTGTCGCTTCCCTCAGGCTCGACGCCGACACCCGGGTCGCTGCATTGCTGTTTGCAGTCGGTGAGTACATCGACGACGCTGCCGAGCAGGTGGCGTCGCGCTTCGGCGTGCACGTGGCGCGTCTGGTGGAAGGCTTGCACAAGCTCAACGGGTTGCGCGTGATCACGCGCAAGACAACGAGCGCGACCGGGCCCGAGATCCGCGCCCAGACCGAAACGCTGCGCAAGATGCTGCTGGCGATGGTCGAGGATATCCGCGTCGTCCTGTTGCGCATTGCATCGCGCACCCAGACCCTGCGGTATTTCACCGAAACGCCGAGCGAATCCCGCGTGGATGTGGCGCGTGAAAGCCTCGATATCTATGCACCCCTGGCCAACCGGCTTGGCGTCTGGCAACTCAAGTGGGAACTGGAAGACCTGTCGTTCCGCTTTCTCGAGCCGGATACCTACAAACGCATTGCCAAGATGCTCGATGAGCGTCGCTCCGAACGTGAAGAGTTCATCCACAACGCGATTGAGCGTTTGCGGACGGAGATCGCCGCGGTCGGGATCAAGGCCGAGATCACCGGCCGGCCAAAGCACATCTACAGCATCTACAACAAGATGCGTGCGAAACGGCTCGATTTTTCGCAGGTGTACGACATCCGTGCGCTACGTGTGCTGGTGGAAGAGGTGCGCGACTGCTACACCGTACTCGGGCTGGTGCATCAGATCTGGCAGCCGATCAGCAAGGAATTCGACGACTACATCACCAAGCCGAAGGGCAACAATTACCAGTCGCTGCATACGGCTGTGCTGGCCGGAGACGGTCGTGCCCTCGAGGTGCAGGTTCGCACCTACGACATGCACAAGCACGCCGAGCTTGGCGTTGCAGCGCACTGGCGCTACAAGGAAGGCAGCGGTCACGGCGGCGACTACGACGACAAGATCGCGCTTCTGCGCAATCTGCTGTCGTGGCGCGACGAAGTGGCCGACTCTGCGCAATGGCTCGAACAGTTCAAGCGCGCCTCGCTCGACGACACCCTGTATGTGCTGACGCCTCAGGGCCGGGTTGTCGACCTTCCCCGCGGCGCCACCCCGATCGACTTCGCCTATCGGCTGCACACTGACGTCGGGCACCATTGCCGGGGAGCCAAGATCGACGGTCACCTGGTGACACTCAACACCCCGCTCGAGAACGGCCAGACGGTCGAGATCATGACCGCGAAGGAGGGTGGGCCCTCCCGCGACTGGCTCGACCCGCGTCAGCACTACGTCGTCACATCGCGTGCAAAAACCAAGATCAAGCAGTATTTCAGTGCGCAGGACGAAGAAGAACTCCTGATTCGCGGGCGGAGTTTCGTTGCCCGCGAGATGCAGCGCGATGGTCATTCCCAGGCCAATATCGAGGGCCTCGCTGACCGCCTCGGGTTCAAGAACGCCGATGCGCTCTACGTTGCTGCCGGACGTGGCGAAGTTGGCCCGCGTGCAGTTCAGATGGCCCTGCGGGAGGCAGATGCACCGGCTGAGGCGCACGAAGAGCCCGAGATGGTGGTCGGACGCAGCCGTACCGGCGACAACTCCGACAAGATCCTGATTGTCGGCGTTGGAAAGCTGCTGACCTCCCTGTCGCGCTGCTGCAAGCCCGCTCCACCCGATGCGATCGAAGGCTTCGTGACCCGCGGGCGCGGGATTTCGATTCACCGTGTCGACTGTCACGATTTCCAGTTGCTTGCGCGTCAGCAGCCCGAGCGGGTGATTGCAGCCGAGTGGGGCGATCAGGCCTACAACAACCGTCAGGCGGTGTTTCCGGTTGATGTCGCGGTACAGGCGAGCGACCGCCAAGGGTTGTTGCGTGACATCTCCGAAGTGTTGTCGCGCGAAAAGCTCAATGTGACGGCGGTCAATACCCTGACCAAGAAGGGTACGGCCTTCATGCGCTTCACCATGGAGGTTGGCGGCATCACCCAGCTGCAGCGTGCAATCACGCTGATCCGCGAGGTGAATGGCGTGATCGACGCTCAGCGCAAGTAG
- a CDS encoding ABC transporter ATP-binding protein yields the protein MSTEPDSSPVISLSGVVTRFGKNLVHDGLDLDIAKGEIVSLVGGSGSGKTTLLRHIIGLTRPAAGEVSLFGEALHSGSTHEQIARRRRFGVLFQQGALFSAFSVGENIAFPIREERIATDDEIRQLVTLKLAMVEMEPQHALLMPAELSGGMVKRAALARALALEPELLLLDEPTAGLDPDRSASFVRLILSLRDELGLTVVLVTHDLDTLAAMSSKVAVLADRKILSYASLEDTIKVDHPFIERFFRGAQGRRALAQVQGGN from the coding sequence ATGAGTACTGAGCCCGATTCCTCGCCGGTCATCTCGCTCTCGGGCGTGGTGACACGCTTCGGCAAGAATCTTGTGCATGACGGACTTGATCTGGACATTGCCAAAGGTGAGATTGTCTCCCTCGTCGGCGGCTCGGGGAGCGGCAAGACCACCCTGTTGCGTCATATCATCGGGCTGACACGCCCGGCCGCGGGCGAGGTCTCACTTTTCGGCGAAGCGCTGCACTCTGGAAGTACGCATGAACAGATTGCCCGCCGAAGGCGGTTCGGCGTGCTTTTTCAACAGGGAGCGCTCTTCTCGGCGTTCAGCGTTGGGGAGAACATCGCCTTTCCCATTCGCGAAGAGCGAATCGCGACCGATGACGAAATTCGTCAGTTGGTGACGCTCAAGCTCGCCATGGTCGAAATGGAACCGCAGCATGCCTTGCTGATGCCCGCGGAACTTTCGGGCGGCATGGTCAAGCGTGCAGCCTTGGCCCGCGCATTGGCACTCGAGCCCGAACTGCTGCTGCTCGACGAACCCACGGCAGGGCTTGATCCCGACCGCAGTGCGAGCTTTGTGCGTCTGATTCTGTCGCTTCGCGACGAACTCGGTCTCACTGTCGTCCTGGTTACGCACGACCTCGATACCCTTGCGGCGATGTCGAGCAAGGTGGCGGTGCTCGCCGATCGGAAAATTCTGAGCTACGCCTCGCTGGAAGACACGATCAAGGTAGATCATCCCTTTATCGAACGCTTCTTTCGTGGCGCGCAGGGCCGACGTGCACTGGCACAGGTCCAAGGAGGAAACTGA
- a CDS encoding MlaD family protein, whose product MENRAHAIATGLFALFLGCILVVSLWWFSEDRELTRDYVLVSNSTVNGLNVQARVRYRGMSAGSVTDIGIDPENPGQILVRIRIRADLPVTDKTRASLGTQGVTGLAYVQLNETGEGGVPLVDEAGRPPRIALESGLIDQIADSALAAAKRFKEVADRISILFNDENADRLRGSLERLESAIAGIDKTFADAPRTLAAIRSAFSEQNMAKLSSTLANLERTSAAAEPTVVELRGLLIQLSEMSARVDRAAIAAGDGLIDGTLPQLNELLRDLTVTSRRLGRLIEEVEVTPQMLLTGPAERTPGPGEAGFKGR is encoded by the coding sequence ATGGAAAATCGCGCCCATGCGATTGCGACCGGCCTTTTTGCCCTCTTTCTGGGCTGTATTCTGGTCGTGTCCCTTTGGTGGTTCTCGGAAGACAGGGAACTGACACGAGACTATGTTCTGGTATCGAACAGCACGGTGAACGGGCTCAATGTGCAGGCTCGCGTGCGCTATCGCGGCATGTCTGCCGGCAGTGTGACCGATATCGGCATTGACCCCGAGAACCCTGGCCAGATCCTGGTACGGATTCGCATTCGTGCCGACCTGCCAGTCACGGACAAGACCCGGGCGAGCCTGGGCACGCAAGGCGTTACCGGGCTGGCCTACGTCCAGCTCAATGAGACGGGTGAGGGCGGGGTTCCGCTGGTTGACGAAGCCGGCAGGCCGCCGCGAATCGCCCTTGAGTCAGGACTGATCGACCAGATTGCCGACAGTGCGCTGGCAGCCGCAAAGCGCTTCAAGGAAGTCGCCGACCGGATTTCGATCCTGTTCAATGACGAGAATGCCGACCGTCTGCGTGGGTCGCTCGAGCGTCTCGAGTCGGCCATCGCGGGCATTGATAAAACGTTTGCCGACGCCCCGCGAACCCTGGCGGCCATCCGTAGTGCCTTCAGCGAGCAGAACATGGCGAAGCTGTCGAGTACGCTCGCAAACCTCGAGCGGACCAGTGCTGCTGCCGAGCCGACGGTGGTCGAGTTGCGCGGGCTTCTGATTCAGCTTTCCGAAATGTCGGCACGTGTCGATCGCGCGGCGATTGCGGCCGGCGATGGCCTCATCGACGGCACCTTGCCGCAGCTGAACGAGTTGCTGCGCGACCTGACGGTCACCTCGCGACGGCTCGGCCGTTTGATTGAGGAAGTTGAAGTCACGCCCCAGATGTTGCTGACTGGCCCGGCGGAACGAACACCCGGCCCCGGCGAGGCCGGTTTCAAGGGACGCTGA
- the ppk1 gene encoding polyphosphate kinase 1, which produces MYRPVNQSNFPAEHFINRELSLLQFQRRVLAQAGDETVPLLERLRFLCIVSSNLDEFFEIRVSGIKEQIRLGSHASSNDGIQPNELLARVSTEVHQTIANQYLMLNEEILPALAAEGIVFLRRSLWNDEQRAWIRDYFNREVMPVLTPIGLDPAHPFPRVLNKSLNFAVELEGRDAFGRDSGAAIVQAPRALPRVIRLPNEISDQPYTFVFLSSVLHAHVGQLFSGMNVLGCYQFRVTRNSDLFVDEEEVKDLRASLKGELQQRHFGDAVRLEVADNCSEEMADFLLQHFRLGRADLYRTPGIVNLVRLMQVPDWVERPDLKYGNFQPGLPKPLDSRREIFAAIRSQDILLHHPFQSFEPVIDLLRAAADDPQVVAIKMTIYRTGTDSVLMELLSRAAQKGKEVTVVLELMARFDEEANITWANRLEEVGAHVVYGVFGYKVHAKLLMLVRREEDGLRRYCHLGTGNYHPRTTRFYTDFGLLTSNAEIGEDVADVFKQLTGLGKATTLCHLWQAPFSLQPNVVKAIKREAAIAAEGRRGRIIAKMNALLEPETIEALYEASQAGVEVDLIIRGPCALRPGVPGLSDNIRVRSVVGRFLEHHRIFHFHADGEDQMYLSSADWMDRNFFRRIEIAFPILDPRIKRRVMKEGLRPYLGDNSQSWEMQSDGSYKKKMPRGTRRVAQMILLGELAAR; this is translated from the coding sequence ATGTACAGACCGGTCAATCAATCGAACTTTCCTGCCGAACACTTCATCAACCGCGAACTCTCCCTGCTGCAGTTCCAGCGCAGAGTGCTTGCCCAGGCAGGGGATGAGACGGTTCCGCTGCTCGAAAGACTCCGCTTCCTGTGCATCGTGTCGAGCAACCTCGACGAGTTTTTCGAGATCCGGGTCTCGGGCATCAAGGAGCAGATCAGGCTTGGCAGTCATGCGTCCAGCAATGACGGCATCCAGCCGAACGAGTTGCTGGCCCGGGTCAGCACCGAGGTGCATCAGACCATCGCCAACCAGTACCTGATGCTCAACGAAGAGATCCTGCCCGCGCTTGCGGCAGAGGGTATCGTCTTCCTGCGGCGCAGCCTCTGGAATGACGAGCAGCGGGCCTGGATCAGGGACTACTTCAACCGTGAAGTCATGCCGGTTCTCACCCCGATCGGACTGGACCCGGCTCACCCCTTCCCGCGCGTGCTCAACAAGAGTCTGAACTTTGCTGTCGAACTCGAAGGACGTGACGCCTTCGGTCGCGACTCGGGCGCAGCGATCGTGCAGGCCCCGCGCGCCCTGCCCAGGGTCATCAGGCTGCCCAACGAGATCAGCGATCAACCCTATACCTTCGTATTCCTGTCGTCCGTCCTGCATGCGCATGTAGGACAGCTGTTCAGCGGCATGAACGTACTCGGCTGCTACCAGTTCCGCGTTACCCGCAACTCCGACCTTTTTGTGGACGAGGAAGAGGTCAAGGACTTGCGCGCTTCGCTCAAGGGCGAACTCCAGCAGCGCCATTTCGGCGACGCGGTCCGCCTTGAGGTTGCCGACAACTGCTCGGAAGAGATGGCCGACTTCCTTCTGCAGCATTTCCGCCTTGGCCGCGCCGACCTCTACCGCACCCCCGGGATCGTCAACCTGGTCAGGCTGATGCAGGTGCCGGACTGGGTCGAACGTCCCGACCTGAAGTACGGCAACTTCCAGCCTGGCCTGCCCAAGCCGCTCGACAGCAGACGCGAGATCTTTGCCGCGATTCGCAGCCAGGACATCCTGCTGCACCACCCCTTCCAGAGTTTCGAGCCGGTGATCGACCTGCTGCGTGCAGCAGCGGACGACCCTCAGGTGGTCGCGATCAAGATGACCATCTACCGCACGGGCACCGACTCGGTGCTGATGGAGTTGCTGTCGCGCGCCGCACAGAAGGGCAAGGAGGTCACCGTCGTTTTGGAGCTGATGGCGCGATTCGACGAGGAAGCCAACATCACCTGGGCGAACCGGCTGGAAGAGGTCGGTGCCCACGTCGTGTACGGCGTGTTCGGCTACAAGGTGCATGCCAAGCTGCTGATGCTGGTGCGCCGCGAGGAAGACGGACTGCGTCGGTACTGCCATCTCGGCACGGGCAACTACCATCCCCGTACCACGCGTTTCTACACCGACTTCGGGCTGCTCACGAGCAACGCTGAAATCGGCGAGGACGTTGCCGATGTCTTCAAGCAGCTCACCGGCCTGGGCAAGGCGACCACGCTATGCCACCTGTGGCAGGCGCCGTTTTCGCTGCAACCCAACGTGGTCAAGGCCATCAAGCGCGAGGCGGCGATTGCAGCCGAAGGGCGCCGTGGTCGCATCATTGCCAAGATGAATGCGCTGCTCGAGCCGGAAACCATCGAGGCGCTCTATGAAGCGTCGCAGGCGGGGGTCGAAGTGGATCTGATCATCCGTGGCCCCTGTGCGCTGCGCCCCGGCGTACCGGGTCTGTCGGACAACATCCGCGTGCGCTCGGTCGTGGGCCGTTTCCTCGAGCATCACCGCATCTTCCACTTCCATGCCGACGGTGAGGATCAGATGTATCTGTCGAGTGCCGACTGGATGGATCGTAACTTCTTCCGCCGCATCGAGATTGCGTTCCCGATTCTCGATCCGCGCATCAAGCGACGGGTCATGAAGGAAGGCCTTCGTCCCTACCTGGGTGACAACAGCCAGTCGTGGGAAATGCAGTCGGACGGGAGCTACAAGAAGAAGATGCCGCGTGGTACCCGCCGCGTGGCGCAGATGATCCTGCTGGGTGAGTTGGCTGCACGCTGA
- the ppx gene encoding exopolyphosphatase has translation MMQDLIAAIDLGSNSFRLQVGRIVNDQIYPLDGLKEPVRLAAGLSPEKWLDMASQQRGVAALQRFHERLGGFSRDSVRVVATNTMRVAKNASEFLIRAEAALGFPIEVIAGREEARLIYVGVAHTLPDPHKQQLVVDIGGGSTEFIIGKSFEPLQLESLYMGCVGYSLNYFPEGKIEKRGLKEAELAARRELQAIAHVYRETGWEEAVGSSGSAKALVEILEQNGLSAGGITRDGLEKLKTIFLRAGHIDALDLPGLKGDRIPVILGGFSIMSAIFKEFGLDRMVFSEGALRQGVLYDLLGRYHHDDLRDATVSVFGTRYRVDRRQAEQVADTASYLLSQLDPNGEKTDETDRRFLRWAALLHEIGISVAHSSYHKHSAYILGNADMPGFSRMDQGRLSRLVLAHRGKLERVAAIDPASSDWLLIACLRLAVVIHRARDARGIPPITIAREGRGFSVNTPATWLQKLPLTAAALDDEQRQWMSVGRGLYIRSMANRAVAG, from the coding sequence ATGATGCAAGACTTGATCGCCGCGATTGACCTCGGCTCCAACAGTTTCCGTCTCCAGGTGGGACGGATCGTCAATGACCAGATCTATCCACTGGATGGCTTGAAGGAGCCGGTGCGGCTTGCGGCTGGCCTGTCGCCCGAGAAGTGGCTCGACATGGCCTCACAGCAGCGCGGTGTCGCAGCGTTGCAGCGTTTTCATGAGCGGCTTGGCGGGTTCTCGCGCGACTCGGTGAGGGTGGTTGCGACCAACACCATGCGCGTCGCAAAGAACGCGTCCGAGTTTCTGATCCGTGCCGAGGCCGCGCTCGGCTTTCCCATCGAGGTGATTGCCGGCCGCGAAGAGGCACGCCTGATCTACGTCGGTGTCGCGCATACGCTGCCCGACCCCCACAAGCAGCAGCTGGTTGTGGACATCGGCGGGGGATCGACAGAATTCATCATCGGCAAGAGTTTCGAGCCACTGCAGCTTGAGTCGCTGTACATGGGTTGTGTGGGTTACAGCCTCAATTATTTCCCCGAAGGCAAGATCGAAAAACGCGGGCTCAAGGAAGCCGAACTGGCTGCAAGGCGCGAACTGCAGGCGATTGCCCACGTCTACCGCGAAACAGGCTGGGAAGAGGCGGTAGGGTCGAGCGGCTCAGCGAAGGCGCTGGTCGAGATTCTCGAGCAGAACGGCCTGTCCGCCGGCGGCATCACGCGTGACGGTCTGGAGAAGCTGAAAACCATCTTCCTGCGGGCGGGCCATATCGACGCGCTCGATCTTCCCGGCCTCAAGGGCGACCGTATTCCGGTCATCCTCGGCGGGTTCTCCATCATGAGCGCGATCTTCAAGGAGTTCGGGCTCGATCGTATGGTGTTCTCCGAGGGCGCATTGCGCCAGGGGGTGCTCTACGATCTCCTTGGTCGGTATCACCATGACGACCTGCGCGACGCAACGGTCTCGGTATTCGGCACGCGCTACCGGGTGGACCGGCGTCAGGCCGAGCAGGTGGCCGACACCGCGAGCTATCTGCTGAGCCAGCTCGACCCCAATGGTGAGAAGACAGACGAAACCGATCGTCGCTTCCTGCGCTGGGCTGCGCTGCTGCACGAGATCGGCATCTCCGTCGCACATTCGAGTTATCACAAGCACAGCGCCTACATTCTCGGCAATGCCGACATGCCGGGGTTTTCGCGCATGGACCAGGGGCGGCTGTCACGTCTCGTGCTGGCGCACCGCGGCAAGCTGGAGCGGGTGGCCGCAATCGATCCGGCGAGCTCTGACTGGCTGCTGATCGCCTGTCTTCGGCTTGCGGTCGTCATTCATCGTGCGCGCGACGCACGCGGCATTCCGCCAATCACGATTGCTCGAGAAGGCAGGGGCTTCTCGGTCAATACGCCCGCAACCTGGCTGCAAAAGCTGCCACTGACCGCAGCTGCGCTCGACGATGAGCAGCGCCAGTGGATGTCTGTCGGTCGCGGCCTCTACATTCGCAGCATGGCCAATCGCGCAGTGGCAGGCTAG
- a CDS encoding ABC-type transport auxiliary lipoprotein family protein: MQAYLKMLLIPLLGLLLAGCNGLVVAPKAVALYDLGIVESLAMPAGQAPSQIQLHAPSWLNSSAMQYRLEWDRPFQRRAFVESRWVANPSELLARSLDRAILGSNPVANDCRLRIDLDEFVQVFDSESSARVEIVARAAWLPARSDKALARKEFRLAQVSSPATAEQGVAAYRSLSRQLSEALVEWLGELDRGSGQGLNGRTQCRA; this comes from the coding sequence ATGCAAGCTTACTTGAAGATGTTGTTGATTCCCTTGCTCGGCCTGCTTCTGGCCGGCTGCAACGGTCTTGTGGTCGCGCCCAAGGCCGTTGCGCTGTACGACCTGGGGATTGTCGAATCCCTGGCGATGCCGGCCGGCCAGGCGCCGTCCCAGATTCAGCTGCATGCACCGTCGTGGCTCAACAGTTCTGCGATGCAGTATCGGCTCGAGTGGGACCGCCCATTTCAGCGCCGCGCGTTTGTCGAGAGCCGGTGGGTGGCGAATCCATCCGAGTTGCTTGCGCGCTCGCTCGATCGTGCGATCCTTGGTAGCAACCCGGTGGCAAACGATTGCCGGCTTCGAATTGATCTCGACGAATTCGTGCAGGTGTTCGACAGCGAGAGCAGCGCCCGGGTGGAAATTGTGGCGCGCGCAGCGTGGCTCCCCGCGCGCAGCGACAAGGCGCTGGCACGCAAGGAGTTTCGATTGGCCCAAGTCAGTAGCCCTGCCACCGCAGAACAGGGCGTGGCCGCCTACCGGAGCCTCTCCCGCCAACTGTCAGAGGCGCTTGTCGAATGGCTTGGCGAACTTGACCGCGGATCCGGACAAGGGTTGAATGGAAGAACGCAATGTCGTGCGTGA
- a CDS encoding ABC transporter permease: MSGTISPGIALDAESGVWRLSGDWTLRALSPQIALIRRTLAALPHDARWDLVGLRRIDSFGATLLWGGWQRRWPEKVELSESHRVVIERVAQANARQLPAAPGFTALDAIATLGYALFVFRDHVLAFLALLGQLCLDILHLLRHPREWPLLEISANLFKVGVKAMPVTALVGFLIGVVLSYLSALQLKAFGADVFIVNILGLGIIRELGPVLVSVLVAGRSGSAMTAQLGVMRVTEEIDALSAMGVSRTLRLVLPKVVALTLAMPLLVLWTSGIALFGGMVSARIDLGMSFGFFIETLPRVVPIANVFIGLAKGAAFGLLISLVACHFGLRVRPNTESLSSNTTASVVSAITIVILVDAVFAIATRSIGVPA; this comes from the coding sequence ATGTCCGGCACAATCTCTCCCGGGATTGCCTTGGATGCAGAGTCCGGCGTCTGGCGCCTGAGTGGCGACTGGACGCTGCGTGCGCTGTCGCCACAGATCGCGCTGATTCGCCGAACGCTGGCGGCCCTGCCGCACGATGCACGGTGGGATCTCGTCGGCCTGAGACGAATCGACAGTTTCGGCGCCACCCTCCTGTGGGGAGGCTGGCAACGACGCTGGCCGGAGAAGGTCGAGCTCAGCGAGTCGCACCGCGTGGTCATCGAGCGCGTAGCCCAGGCCAACGCTCGCCAGCTCCCCGCTGCACCGGGTTTCACCGCGCTCGATGCAATCGCAACACTCGGCTATGCATTGTTCGTCTTTCGCGACCACGTTCTGGCCTTTCTCGCCCTGCTCGGCCAGTTGTGTCTCGACATCCTGCACCTGCTCCGGCATCCGCGCGAATGGCCGCTACTCGAGATCTCCGCAAACCTCTTCAAGGTCGGCGTAAAGGCGATGCCGGTGACAGCACTGGTGGGTTTCCTCATCGGCGTCGTCCTGTCGTACCTTTCCGCGCTGCAACTCAAGGCTTTCGGGGCGGATGTCTTCATCGTCAACATCCTCGGCCTTGGCATCATTCGTGAGCTTGGTCCAGTACTCGTGTCGGTGCTCGTCGCAGGCCGCTCAGGCTCGGCGATGACTGCGCAGCTTGGGGTCATGCGGGTTACCGAGGAAATCGACGCGTTGTCCGCGATGGGGGTGTCACGCACGCTGCGACTGGTGCTGCCCAAGGTCGTGGCGCTGACGCTCGCAATGCCGCTGCTGGTGCTCTGGACGTCGGGTATCGCACTTTTTGGCGGCATGGTGTCTGCACGCATCGATCTTGGCATGAGCTTCGGCTTCTTTATCGAGACCTTGCCTCGGGTCGTGCCCATTGCAAACGTTTTTATCGGGCTGGCGAAAGGTGCAGCCTTCGGCTTGCTGATCTCGCTCGTTGCATGTCATTTCGGTTTGAGGGTGCGCCCCAATACCGAAAGTCTTTCGTCGAATACGACGGCGTCGGTGGTGTCGGCGATCACCATCGTGATTCTGGTTGATGCTGTTTTCGCCATCGCAACGCGTTCGATCGGGGTGCCTGCATGA